A region from the Bacteroidota bacterium genome encodes:
- a CDS encoding ATP-dependent DNA helicase RecQ, with protein MNDPLTEHLREVYRLPSFRSLQRQVIDRLYSDRYVAAFLPTGMGKTLLYQVPTTFYRLKTVVISPLIALISDQLRRCSELNIPSWSMHGLQSADENKSALNCFLTSDWGVLFLSPERWISGVGEAVASQIPSLLLVLDEVHCMSTWGKSFRSSYLKLVYPFQRFPESRFLALSATPAPDLVDLIAAQFGLEKLEVLTGDLYRTNLSYQLREVPSKVQFLVQTLQARPGSSIIYTRSRRQTEQLGQVLNQAGVATACYHAGMPADLRRQSGNRFLSNETPVMVATSAFGMGVDKPDIRLIIHLDVPVLTEDYLQESGRGGRDGKTCWAAMFLEPADVADAEAGIHDLRKMIHEGGRWPPHPRSITARRIVADMIRRNPWSVPVAGKIQNRVLVQIPEEIFYLTFPDEKDNLLIDRMLHMVGGQLTRQPTGVDLERLSKDCQMTLQQALQCLGRLKPMGVMVCDDSHEALLTIPEGPGERQNFGEWATAFFRAELQRLLFWNLYLTGKGCRMAALVSHLTGTGKAFRCGLCDACRSGPSRSFTLNEFDQVAKCLKKQESILFSDLEATVGAMWIRSDVSEPVSGYHLRKIIDWSYRQGLLSIDRRGMDHEISWRTD; from the coding sequence ATGAATGATCCGTTAACGGAACACCTCCGTGAGGTTTACCGTTTGCCCTCTTTCCGGTCTCTGCAACGGCAGGTGATTGACCGCTTGTATTCGGACCGTTATGTGGCGGCCTTTCTGCCGACTGGTATGGGAAAAACCCTGCTGTACCAGGTCCCAACCACCTTTTACCGATTAAAAACCGTGGTTATTTCTCCACTGATTGCTCTGATCTCTGATCAGCTTCGACGTTGCTCAGAATTGAATATTCCTTCGTGGTCCATGCATGGGCTGCAATCTGCGGACGAAAATAAAAGTGCGCTTAACTGCTTTCTCACATCTGACTGGGGAGTCCTGTTTCTTTCCCCTGAACGGTGGATATCGGGTGTCGGAGAGGCCGTTGCCAGCCAGATACCTTCCTTGTTGCTGGTTCTGGACGAAGTTCACTGCATGAGTACATGGGGAAAATCATTCCGTTCTTCCTACCTGAAACTGGTGTATCCGTTCCAACGGTTTCCGGAAAGCCGTTTTCTGGCGCTATCTGCAACACCGGCCCCCGATCTGGTAGATCTGATTGCTGCTCAGTTCGGATTGGAAAAGCTGGAGGTTTTGACCGGTGATCTGTACCGGACGAATCTGTCTTACCAGTTGCGGGAAGTCCCATCAAAGGTTCAGTTTCTTGTTCAGACCCTGCAAGCAAGGCCAGGTTCATCCATTATTTACACCCGCAGCCGGCGTCAGACTGAACAATTGGGGCAAGTGCTGAATCAGGCGGGCGTGGCCACGGCCTGTTACCATGCCGGCATGCCCGCAGATCTGCGCAGACAGTCCGGAAACCGGTTTTTATCCAATGAAACCCCGGTAATGGTTGCCACCAGCGCTTTTGGAATGGGGGTGGATAAGCCAGATATCCGGTTGATAATTCATCTGGATGTGCCGGTTCTGACCGAGGATTACCTCCAGGAATCGGGTCGGGGCGGCCGGGATGGAAAAACCTGTTGGGCTGCCATGTTTCTTGAACCGGCTGATGTGGCAGACGCAGAGGCTGGAATTCATGATCTGAGGAAAATGATTCATGAGGGCGGGCGCTGGCCTCCACACCCGCGATCGATAACCGCCAGGCGCATCGTTGCCGACATGATCAGAAGAAATCCCTGGTCCGTACCGGTAGCCGGAAAGATTCAGAACCGGGTGCTGGTTCAGATTCCCGAGGAAATTTTTTACCTGACTTTTCCGGATGAAAAGGACAATCTCCTGATTGACAGAATGTTGCACATGGTGGGAGGGCAGCTGACCAGGCAACCCACCGGCGTGGATCTGGAACGTCTGTCGAAGGATTGCCAGATGACTCTTCAGCAGGCCTTGCAGTGTCTCGGAAGGCTAAAGCCGATGGGTGTGATGGTGTGTGATGATAGCCATGAGGCGTTGTTAACCATTCCGGAAGGACCCGGTGAACGTCAGAACTTTGGTGAATGGGCAACAGCCTTTTTCCGGGCGGAATTGCAGCGACTTTTATTCTGGAATCTATATCTGACCGGTAAAGGGTGCCGGATGGCTGCACTGGTCTCCCATCTGACGGGCACGGGAAAAGCCTTCCGCTGCGGATTGTGTGACGCCTGCAGATCGGGACCATCACGATCCTTCACCCTGAACGAGTTTGATCAGGTAGCGAAATGCCTGAAAAAACAAGAGTCGATTCTGTTTTCAGATCTGGAAGCAACAGTAGGTGCCATGTGGATCCGTTCAGATGTTTCAGAACCTGTTTCAGGATACCACCTCAGAAAAATAATTGACTGGTCTTACCGGCAGGGATTACTGAGTATTGACAGACGAGGCATGGATCATGAGATCAGTTGGCGGACTGATTGA
- a CDS encoding GGDEF domain-containing protein — MDEFKQVRLRNQVPPLLGLIDLAVRFQSLNKEITGYAQDSIWYINKYLPEITDLAVYFPDSRTGRLELTIDAIKNRRLAGTRLFRVQEGMPWDVYLSGFSQMIPDLSAEPDFQAGDSPGSATGSYFCIPVEQSNLKRVGVIALYSKEVQFFDEHTCIILGKLSTLLGIGLETYYSLKEAIEKSFRDELTGAYNRRFFNEQYDHEVYRHKRYKSPFSVLMLDIDHFKKLNDTYGHAIGDVVLRHVSRTINENIRKSDLMSRYGGEEFIVFLPDTSRSNARLVAEKIRAGIEKLTDSGIQELVILENKVTVSIGIGSYPEHAEDKQELIEAADRNLYRAKHNGRNQVIDQ; from the coding sequence GTGGATGAATTCAAACAAGTCCGGTTAAGGAATCAGGTTCCGCCCTTGCTGGGACTGATCGATCTGGCCGTTCGTTTCCAGAGTCTGAACAAGGAAATCACCGGATACGCGCAGGATTCCATCTGGTATATTAACAAATACCTGCCTGAGATAACCGATCTGGCAGTCTATTTTCCAGATAGCCGTACCGGACGGCTGGAACTGACCATTGATGCCATCAAAAACCGCAGGCTGGCCGGAACCCGGCTGTTCAGGGTTCAGGAAGGAATGCCCTGGGATGTGTATCTGAGCGGATTCAGCCAGATGATTCCCGACCTGTCTGCTGAACCCGATTTTCAGGCGGGCGACTCACCCGGATCGGCCACCGGCAGCTATTTCTGTATCCCCGTCGAACAAAGTAACCTGAAACGGGTTGGGGTGATCGCCCTCTACAGCAAGGAAGTCCAGTTTTTTGATGAACATACCTGCATCATTCTTGGAAAACTTTCCACCCTGCTCGGAATCGGTCTCGAAACCTACTACTCTCTGAAAGAAGCCATTGAAAAATCCTTCCGTGATGAACTGACCGGTGCCTATAACCGCCGGTTTTTCAATGAGCAATATGATCATGAAGTTTACCGCCACAAACGGTATAAAAGCCCATTTTCGGTTCTGATGCTCGATATTGATCATTTCAAGAAACTGAATGACACGTATGGACATGCCATCGGAGACGTGGTGTTAAGGCATGTTTCCCGCACCATTAATGAGAACATCAGGAAAAGTGATCTGATGTCGAGATACGGTGGCGAAGAATTCATTGTATTTTTGCCAGACACCTCACGGTCAAACGCACGGCTGGTAGCCGAAAAAATCAGGGCCGGTATTGAAAAACTGACAGATTCCGGTATACAGGAACTTGTCATCCTTGAAAATAAAGTGACCGTATCCATCGGAATCGGTTCCTATCCGGAACACGCCGAGGACAAACAGGAGTTAATAGAGGCAGCAGATCGGAACCTGTACCGGGCTAAGCACAACGGCCGGAATCAGGTTATTGACCAGTAA
- a CDS encoding GAF domain-containing sensor histidine kinase, with protein MALAPQESNRTGLTQEILGGINQLLVSEVSLAEGQSAICQFFGNDLGCTLVLLYEYNKAAENLTLVSHFNLTPRLLKSVSMFYTHRNEGGVLNSCLISRDILVSQNVEEAPICLEFMEEIATKQLHQAIIFPLGSGTDPQFLLACFYDSNLPAMFRNPAAADYLKTQLSVQISRLQLKERVDILEKQVNVDRKIISQKSTDIQKKGEQLGNIDTKLRRVVEVMLSRYTDQQTMMLNIFKVVSDLLNIETIGMGRSSGDFLVLEYIYDRENILVPGDQFPSLDQLKVTVKGSDQKQNMDMKNPFTMRKYVNHPVYQHLGFSTFFSTPIIIRHEPYGVLFAASKQVMTISTFEEDMLYFLAHKISFEIEKRQMEEQIFMHSQDLERTNQELQTINLLGQAITSVLEQESLLKTILRSLVEATKCEDASLFLYDDETDELVIKMVASEEHKSIEGFRMPSTKGIAGWVFSNKKSQIVNNTKKDERHDKSVDDMLKHVTESILCAPLVSPDAAGIGVVQLINKISKEGYNERDRAYLEMLTPFISIALKNARLYTLEQETTRKAQQAQALKSEFLSNMSHELRTPLTSIIAYTDILLRDYETFNDRQKKSVDRIKMSSKHLLNLINDILDLSKIEAGMMTIHKTEVDLQSIIQAASSTFELQSQQKGIQLQVLPPKDRVILMTDEIRVKQILINLISNALKFTEEGGIFISFESRGDFIYISVKDTGTGIPEEAKDIIFESFRQVDGSASRKAGGTGLGLSISQKLATLLGGKLELESEVGVGSTFTLVLPYERGFL; from the coding sequence ATGGCATTAGCACCACAGGAAAGCAACCGGACCGGACTGACTCAGGAGATATTGGGAGGGATCAACCAACTCCTGGTCTCAGAGGTCAGTCTCGCAGAAGGTCAGTCTGCCATTTGTCAGTTTTTCGGAAATGACCTGGGTTGCACACTCGTTTTGTTGTATGAGTATAACAAAGCGGCCGAAAACCTCACTCTTGTCAGTCATTTCAACCTCACGCCCCGGCTTCTCAAATCGGTGTCCATGTTTTATACCCACCGGAATGAAGGGGGTGTGCTGAATTCCTGTCTGATTTCACGTGATATTCTGGTTTCCCAGAATGTGGAGGAAGCCCCGATCTGTCTTGAGTTTATGGAGGAAATTGCCACCAAACAATTGCATCAGGCCATCATTTTCCCTTTGGGATCGGGCACGGATCCGCAGTTTCTTCTGGCGTGTTTTTATGACAGCAATCTTCCCGCCATGTTCAGGAATCCGGCAGCAGCCGACTACCTGAAAACCCAACTGAGTGTACAGATCAGTCGTCTTCAACTGAAGGAACGGGTCGATATTCTTGAGAAGCAGGTCAATGTTGACCGCAAAATCATCAGTCAGAAATCGACCGATATCCAGAAAAAGGGTGAACAGCTTGGAAACATTGATACCAAGCTGAGGCGTGTGGTCGAGGTCATGCTGAGCCGGTACACCGATCAGCAGACCATGATGCTCAATATTTTTAAAGTGGTTTCCGACCTGCTGAATATCGAAACCATCGGGATGGGACGGAGCTCAGGGGATTTCCTCGTCCTGGAATACATTTATGACCGTGAAAATATTCTGGTTCCGGGTGATCAGTTCCCTTCATTGGACCAGCTGAAAGTGACGGTGAAGGGTAGCGATCAGAAACAAAACATGGATATGAAGAACCCCTTCACCATGCGGAAATATGTCAATCACCCGGTTTATCAGCATCTGGGTTTTTCCACCTTTTTCAGTACACCGATTATTATCCGTCATGAACCTTACGGTGTGTTATTTGCAGCCAGCAAGCAGGTCATGACCATTTCAACTTTTGAAGAAGATATGCTGTACTTCCTGGCGCATAAAATCTCATTTGAGATAGAGAAGCGCCAGATGGAAGAGCAGATTTTCATGCACAGTCAGGATCTGGAACGCACCAATCAGGAATTGCAGACCATCAACCTGCTGGGACAGGCCATCACATCGGTTCTCGAGCAGGAATCGCTGCTGAAAACCATCCTTCGCAGTCTGGTGGAAGCGACCAAATGCGAAGATGCCTCTTTATTTCTCTACGATGATGAGACCGATGAACTGGTAATCAAAATGGTGGCCAGTGAAGAACACAAATCGATCGAAGGTTTCAGAATGCCCAGCACGAAAGGGATTGCCGGCTGGGTTTTTTCAAACAAGAAAAGCCAGATCGTAAACAACACCAAAAAGGATGAACGGCACGACAAGTCGGTTGACGACATGCTTAAGCACGTGACCGAATCCATTCTCTGTGCCCCTCTGGTTTCACCCGATGCCGCCGGAATCGGGGTGGTTCAGCTGATTAACAAAATCAGCAAGGAAGGGTATAATGAACGGGATCGGGCCTATCTGGAAATGCTGACCCCATTCATTTCCATTGCTCTGAAAAATGCCCGTCTCTACACACTCGAACAGGAAACAACCCGGAAGGCGCAACAGGCTCAGGCTCTGAAATCGGAATTCCTCAGCAACATGAGTCACGAGCTGCGCACCCCGCTTACTTCGATTATTGCCTATACAGATATTCTGCTGCGTGATTATGAAACATTCAATGATCGGCAGAAAAAGTCGGTGGACCGTATTAAAATGTCGAGCAAGCACCTGCTGAACCTGATCAATGACATTCTCGATTTGTCCAAGATCGAGGCAGGCATGATGACCATTCATAAAACTGAAGTGGATCTTCAGAGTATCATTCAGGCAGCTTCCTCGACTTTTGAGCTTCAGAGCCAGCAGAAGGGAATTCAGCTGCAGGTACTGCCTCCCAAGGACCGGGTCATCCTCATGACGGATGAAATAAGGGTGAAACAGATTCTGATTAATCTGATTTCCAATGCCCTTAAGTTTACCGAGGAAGGTGGAATCTTTATCTCATTTGAAAGCCGTGGAGATTTCATCTATATTTCTGTAAAAGATACCGGTACCGGCATCCCGGAAGAAGCCAAAGACATCATTTTTGAAAGTTTCCGTCAGGTAGACGGATCTGCATCCCGAAAAGCCGGTGGAACCGGATTGGGATTGTCCATCAGCCAGAAACTGGCAACCTTATTGGGTGGGAAGCTTGAACTCGAAAGTGAAGTCGGAGTGGGATCAACCTTCACCCTTGTCTTACCGTATGAAAGAGGATTTTTATGA
- a CDS encoding UbiA family prenyltransferase, with amino-acid sequence MQWAQQVKTYGSLIKFSHSVFALPFALISVVFASWEWTGSETLLSRILWIVVAMVSARSAAMGFNRLVDAPIDKENPRTAGREIPAGLISRQAVAVLILISSLLFIFSAWQLNPLCFYLSPVALLIIFLYSFTKRFTWLAHLILGMGIGLAPVGAWLAITGSFGLVSIVLGLAVMVWIAGFDIIYSCQDMHFDRSAGLFSIPARFGPDQALILAKFLHVLMVLLLLVAGLLSPAGPIYYLGVVVVGLLLVIEHRLVNPGDFSKIHMAFFQINSAIALVLMAFVLVDRFVS; translated from the coding sequence ATGCAGTGGGCCCAACAGGTTAAAACCTACGGAAGCCTGATAAAATTTTCCCATTCGGTATTTGCACTCCCATTTGCCCTGATCAGCGTGGTTTTTGCATCATGGGAATGGACCGGTTCAGAAACCCTTCTGTCGCGTATTCTTTGGATTGTGGTGGCCATGGTGTCGGCCAGAAGTGCCGCCATGGGGTTCAACCGGCTGGTTGATGCTCCGATCGATAAAGAAAACCCGCGAACGGCAGGAAGGGAAATCCCGGCCGGTCTGATCTCGCGACAGGCAGTGGCTGTACTGATTCTGATCAGTTCTCTCCTTTTTATCTTTTCTGCCTGGCAATTAAATCCGCTCTGTTTTTACCTGTCCCCGGTTGCCTTGCTGATCATCTTCCTGTACTCCTTCACCAAGCGATTCACCTGGTTGGCCCATCTGATCCTCGGAATGGGAATCGGTTTGGCTCCTGTGGGTGCCTGGCTGGCCATTACCGGATCTTTCGGTCTGGTGTCGATTGTGCTTGGTCTGGCTGTGATGGTATGGATTGCCGGATTTGATATCATTTATTCCTGCCAGGATATGCATTTCGACCGGTCGGCTGGATTGTTCAGCATTCCGGCCAGGTTTGGTCCTGATCAGGCTCTGATATTGGCAAAATTCCTTCATGTTCTCATGGTGTTGCTGCTTCTTGTAGCAGGGTTGTTATCGCCAGCCGGACCCATTTATTACCTTGGAGTGGTAGTGGTGGGACTTTTGTTAGTCATTGAACACCGGTTGGTCAATCCCGGTGATTTTTCAAAAATTCACATGGCCTTTTTTCAGATCAATTCAGCAATTGCGCTGGTTCTGATGGCTTTTGTGCTGGTTGACCGGTTCGTATCCTGA
- a CDS encoding response regulator, whose translation MSKRPKVVVVDDDFYLLDALNIQLNCEDYDVITLENGLKAYETVKAEQPDCVVLDVMMPGKTGIEVARELKADETTRMIPVILLTAKSELDDKLAGFDSGIEDYITKPFDFRELNARIRSQIRLYASIKEAHENRYAQKAKLLSDHELKLISWDSSVHTILFSNTKILQDKKCLDIFKCHGRDCPMRVNEKQEDSQELSVNLTGYNPVKILKECRTNSISGNEITITDHRTTREIIDQLVSLNEKLLKDATQGQTLPQENVRFLTNLNHELKGPLSVIIGYADMINQNRTDEDKNRKYLEIIDKSARHIMSMLMEMIELSRPGSDQGGLHRELVSFSDLVETVLAILEFNIEQRQVKVNATFDNRIDLIKVDPNRFKQLLLNLFSNAVKYNKVGGTVNLTSQITDTDFIVRISDTGIGIPAENIPIITADFGKAGKPIASRGSMGYGVKLAKVIADLHGGNLAMESELGIGTTVTITIPKEQVLS comes from the coding sequence ATGAGTAAACGGCCAAAAGTCGTTGTGGTTGACGACGATTTTTATTTGCTGGATGCGCTGAACATACAGCTCAATTGTGAGGATTATGATGTCATCACTCTGGAAAACGGCCTGAAGGCGTATGAAACGGTAAAGGCAGAACAACCCGATTGCGTGGTTCTTGATGTGATGATGCCCGGAAAAACCGGAATTGAAGTGGCCAGAGAATTAAAGGCTGACGAAACCACCCGGATGATCCCGGTCATTCTGCTGACTGCCAAGTCTGAACTGGATGACAAACTGGCCGGATTCGATTCCGGTATTGAAGACTATATCACCAAGCCATTCGATTTCAGGGAGTTAAATGCCCGTATCCGGTCCCAGATAAGGCTGTATGCCTCTATCAAGGAAGCCCATGAAAACCGGTATGCACAAAAAGCAAAACTGCTTTCTGATCATGAACTGAAACTTATCTCCTGGGATTCCTCGGTTCATACCATTCTGTTCAGCAACACCAAGATTCTTCAGGACAAAAAGTGTCTTGATATTTTCAAATGCCATGGCCGTGATTGTCCCATGCGCGTGAATGAAAAACAGGAAGATTCACAGGAGTTATCGGTAAATCTGACTGGCTACAATCCCGTCAAAATCCTGAAGGAATGCCGTACGAACAGCATTTCGGGCAACGAAATAACCATCACCGATCACAGGACCACCCGCGAAATCATCGATCAGCTGGTCAGCCTGAATGAAAAACTGCTCAAGGACGCCACTCAGGGCCAAACACTTCCGCAGGAAAATGTACGGTTTCTGACCAACCTGAATCATGAACTCAAAGGACCGCTTTCGGTCATTATCGGTTATGCCGATATGATTAACCAGAACCGGACCGATGAGGATAAAAACCGGAAATACCTTGAAATCATTGATAAATCAGCCCGGCACATCATGTCCATGCTGATGGAAATGATTGAATTGTCTCGTCCGGGATCCGATCAGGGTGGTTTGCACCGGGAACTGGTTTCTTTTTCGGATCTTGTCGAAACCGTCCTCGCCATTCTCGAATTCAATATCGAACAGCGGCAGGTGAAGGTTAATGCCACTTTTGACAACAGAATCGATCTGATCAAAGTGGATCCGAACCGGTTTAAACAATTGCTCCTCAATCTGTTTTCCAATGCTGTAAAGTACAATAAGGTGGGTGGAACCGTTAACCTGACTTCACAGATTACCGATACAGATTTTATCGTCCGGATTTCTGATACTGGTATAGGTATCCCTGCAGAAAACATTCCAATCATTACCGCAGACTTTGGCAAAGCCGGTAAACCGATTGCTTCGCGCGGATCAATGGGTTATGGGGTTAAACTTGCAAAAGTAATTGCCGATCTGCATGGGGGAAATCTGGCAATGGAATCTGAGCTGGGGATCGGAACCACGGTTACCATTACCATCCCGAAAGAACAGGTACTGAGCTGA
- a CDS encoding DUF4296 domain-containing protein, with protein sequence MMISRLTLLFSFLILTGWLFAACSHSTEDRLPVQREKLTDILFDLQLAEGRSLARLERDTVQTDLKALVLTHHGVSKELMDSALFLLSTDPALFREIQQEIQERLSRVDRSLNQSAN encoded by the coding sequence ATGATGATTTCCCGTTTAACCCTTCTCTTTTCCTTTCTGATCCTGACCGGTTGGTTGTTTGCAGCCTGTTCTCATTCAACCGAAGACCGGTTACCGGTTCAAAGAGAAAAACTGACCGATATTTTGTTTGACCTTCAATTGGCCGAGGGCCGTTCGCTGGCCAGACTGGAACGGGATACCGTACAAACCGACCTGAAGGCATTGGTTTTAACCCACCACGGGGTCAGCAAGGAGTTGATGGATTCAGCCCTCTTTCTGCTTTCAACAGACCCGGCACTTTTCAGAGAAATCCAGCAGGAAATACAGGAAAGACTTTCACGGGTGGACCGGTCCCTCAATCAGTCCGCCAACTGA
- the mqnC gene encoding dehypoxanthine futalosine cyclase: MDRAFGTETTIDDSIILSHAWDKIQKGERFSFEEGLDLFSVRDLTPLGILADKVRRLKNPTGSVTYIIDRNINYTNVCTADCKFCAFYRRPGDQEGYTLDKATIGAKIQETIDLGGTRILLQGGHNPELKIEWYEDLFAWIKREYPIILHALSPSEIITISKVSRITVAEVIGRLKAAGLDSIPGGGAEILNDRVRAIIAPGKTATKEWLDVMEEAHRQGLKSTATMMFGHVETEAERLEHMIHIRDLQDRTGGFYNFIPWTFHRGNTELDFVLHPEKEKTSAYDYLKTLAISRIMVDNIPMVQSSWVTQGMKIAQISLRFGADDFGSLMIEENVVSATGLKNQMTLKKMTKAIRDAGFTPVQRNW; the protein is encoded by the coding sequence ATGGACAGAGCATTCGGAACAGAAACAACCATTGACGACTCAATCATTCTCAGTCATGCCTGGGACAAAATTCAGAAGGGCGAACGGTTTTCCTTTGAAGAAGGACTGGATCTGTTTTCAGTCCGTGACCTGACTCCCCTGGGAATTCTGGCTGATAAGGTTCGGAGACTGAAGAACCCCACGGGTTCGGTCACTTACATTATCGACCGCAACATCAATTATACCAATGTCTGTACCGCAGACTGTAAATTCTGTGCCTTCTACCGCCGTCCGGGTGATCAGGAAGGGTATACACTCGACAAGGCCACCATCGGGGCAAAAATTCAGGAAACCATTGATCTTGGCGGAACCCGGATTCTGTTGCAGGGTGGTCATAACCCCGAATTGAAAATTGAATGGTACGAAGACTTGTTCGCCTGGATAAAACGGGAATACCCGATCATACTCCATGCCCTCAGCCCCAGTGAAATTATCACCATTTCAAAAGTATCACGGATTACGGTGGCAGAGGTCATCGGCAGACTGAAGGCAGCAGGACTTGATTCAATTCCGGGCGGGGGAGCAGAAATTCTCAACGATCGTGTCCGTGCCATCATAGCACCCGGAAAAACCGCCACCAAAGAATGGCTGGATGTGATGGAAGAAGCGCACCGTCAGGGATTGAAATCAACCGCCACCATGATGTTCGGGCATGTGGAAACCGAAGCCGAGCGGTTAGAACACATGATTCACATCAGGGACCTTCAGGACCGGACCGGCGGTTTCTATAACTTCATTCCGTGGACGTTTCACCGCGGAAATACCGAGCTTGACTTCGTTCTGCATCCTGAAAAGGAAAAAACATCGGCTTACGATTACCTGAAAACACTCGCTATCAGCCGGATCATGGTGGATAACATTCCCATGGTACAATCCTCCTGGGTCACACAGGGAATGAAAATTGCTCAGATTTCCCTGCGTTTCGGTGCCGATGATTTCGGAAGTCTGATGATTGAAGAAAATGTGGTCAGTGCCACCGGTCTTAAGAATCAGATGACTCTTAAAAAGATGACCAAGGCAATCCGGGATGCCGGATTTACCCCTGTCCAACGAAACTGGTAA
- a CDS encoding DUF3127 domain-containing protein codes for MTITLQGKIVEIYTTHQVNEKFRKREFVIEHIENSQFPEYLKLEFNHDKCQILDHYKVGDYVEVNINLKGRAVTNQQGIKTYYNTLQAWKILRVDESTHEPIQTAATPGKQNRSSFDIRDQITNSLDEEDEA; via the coding sequence ATGACAATTACACTTCAGGGAAAGATTGTAGAGATTTATACCACACATCAGGTCAACGAAAAATTCAGAAAACGCGAATTTGTTATCGAACATATCGAAAATTCTCAGTTCCCGGAATATCTGAAACTCGAGTTTAACCATGATAAATGTCAGATCCTCGACCACTACAAAGTAGGAGACTACGTCGAGGTTAACATCAATCTGAAGGGAAGAGCGGTTACCAACCAGCAAGGTATCAAGACTTATTACAACACCCTTCAGGCCTGGAAAATCCTCCGGGTCGATGAATCCACCCATGAGCCCATTCAAACGGCAGCAACCCCCGGAAAGCAAAACCGGTCTTCCTTTGATATAAGGGATCAGATT